Proteins from one Ahaetulla prasina isolate Xishuangbanna chromosome 2, ASM2864084v1, whole genome shotgun sequence genomic window:
- the HINT1 gene encoding adenosine 5'-monophosphoramidase HINT1 — protein sequence MAAEVCRAQAAQPGGDTIFGKIIRKEIPAKIIFEDEKCLAFHDISPQAPTHFLVIPKKHIAQISQVEDTDADLLGHLIIVGKKCAAQLGLTRGYRMVVNEGPDGAQSVYHVHLHVLGGRQMAWPPG from the exons ATGGCCGCTGAGGTTTGCAGGGCTCAGGCGGCTCAGCCGGGCGGGGACACCATATTCGGAAAAATCATCCGTAAAGAGATCCCCGCCAAGATCATCTTCGAGGACGAGAAG TGCCTTGCATTTCATGATATTTCTCCACAAGCTCCAACTCATTTCCTAGTGATCCCCAAGAAGCATATTGCTCAAATATCTCAAGTGGAAGATACCGATGCAGAT cttctTGGCCATTTAAtcattgtggggaaaaaatgtgCAGCTCAATTAGGCCTGACTAGAGGATACCGAATGGTTGTGAATGAAGGTCCAGATGGTGCTCAGTCAGTCTATCATGTGCATCTCCATGTACTTGGGGGACGTCAAATGGCCTGGCCTCCAGGCTAG